Sequence from the Maribacter algicola genome:
ATATATATGGAGCAATTGTACACATACAGCAAAGTAGATAGGGATCCTGCGGACCGAACTTTATCTGTTTCCTACTATGCCTTAATAGACATTAGAAAACATGATAAAGAGCTCATTAAAAAAAATTCAGCCCAATGGTTTTCTTTGAAAGATGCCCCAAATTTAATATTCGACCACAACGCTATGGTAGAAAGGGCTATGACCAGATTACGAAGAAGGGCCTTGAGCAAGCCTATAGGTTTTGAACTCCTACCAGAGAAATTTACCATGCGCCAACTTCAAAAACTTTATGAGGCCATTATGGGAAAAAAATTGGACAAACGTAATTTCATAAGCAAATTCAACTCTTTCGATATACTTATCAAGTTGGATGAAAAAGATATGAGTTCCTCTAAAAAAGGGGCCTATCTCTATAAATT
This genomic interval carries:
- a CDS encoding NUDIX hydrolase — encoded protein: MHTTDQKEILSLAYYDHEDKVLLAVDCIIFGFDQEELKILLVKRGFEPEKGKWSLIGGFLKKEEDLDIAAIRVLHHLTGLHDIYMEQLYTYSKVDRDPADRTLSVSYYALIDIRKHDKELIKKNSAQWFSLKDAPNLIFDHNAMVERAMTRLRRRALSKPIGFELLPEKFTMRQLQKLYEAIMGKKLDKRNFISKFNSFDILIKLDEKDMSSSKKGAYLYKFNEEKYNSKVEEGFNFKI